The sequence TCAAAAAATCAATTCCCTCTTTTGTGTCTCTTTGGGAATAAAGGTGCCCCCGCTCAAGTAGCTCTGAGCAGGGGCATTTTTGTTTACTATTCAAGTCAACATTTTTTACACCGCATAAAGCGGAACATTAGTCAAAGATGCTTGCTCCCTATAGGGGCGCATGGAGTAGCGAATTGCCTGGAGTCCTGGCGTGTTTTGCAGCAGCGTCGAAAGGGAGTTGGAGCTCACTGATTCTCCGGACTTGACTTCGATGGGCAAGAGGCGGCCTTCCGACTGTATCAGGAAATCTAATTCTAGCCTTGAATCGTCCGTCGAGTGGTAGTAAATCGGGTCAATCCGTTTACTTTTCATTTGTTGCAAAATAAACTGTTCTGCAAGTCCGCCATTGAATTCTGCAATCAGGTCGCTCTTGATTAGAATCTGCGAAGAATCTGTATTTGCCATCGCACCCAACAGACCGACATCCAATGCATATAACTTGAAAATGTTCAGTTCTTCATAAATGCTTAATGGCAAAGCGGGTTTAGAAACGCGAGACACCTTGTAAAGCAAGCCGGAACCCACAAGCCATTCGATAGCTTCTTCGTATTGCGTTGCACGGGCGCCCTTGCGGAGTGCCCCGTAAATAAACTTCTTGTTTTCCTTGAACAGTTGCGAGGGAACGCTTTTCCAAACAAGCTTTATCTTTGCAACCTGGTCTTTGGGCGCATGTTTTGAAAAATCCTGCTCATATCCACGCAAGATGCTTTTCTGTATTTCGCGCACGCTCTGCAGAGCCCCGGTTTCAGCATACTGTTTAACTGCTTCGGGCATGCCGCCCACATAGTAGTATTGCCTGAGCAAATCGACGCACTTTTCGTGCAACGGAGCAATGCTAGCAAAATCTCTTTTTGCAATGAGATCCGCAGTGTTCTGTTCGCCGATGGCGTCAAGGAATTCCATAAAATTCATCGGGAAAATGTCTAGCTCGTCCACCTTTCCGACAGGGAACGACACTCCCTGATGGAGCGAAATTCCAAGCAACGATCCCGCAACGGCAATATGATATTCGGGCGCTTGCTCGTAGAAATATTTCAGCGCTTCGATGGCTTCGGGAACATCTTGAACTTCGTCCAAAATAATCAACGTGTCGCCGGGGGTGATGTCAACCTTGCTTAAGGCCTTTAAATCGCGCAAGATTCGTTTTATGTCAAAATCGCGGGCGAACACCTGTTTCACCAACTCATTTTTTCGGCAAACGATATAGGCTTCTTTCTGATATGCCGTCTTGGCAAATTCCCGCAAAAGCCAGGTCTTGCCGACTTGACGCGCCCCGTTAAGAATCAAGGGCTTTCGATTTGCGCTTTCTTTCCATTTAAGCAGATTTTCTAGGGCAATTCGCTTCATTTTACATTTTTCCGCATATATTTCACCCTGTAAAATACATTTTTCCGCACATAAAATCAAGTCATTTTGACATTTTTCCACACTTCAAACAGTGAACAAAT comes from Fibrobacter sp. UWP2 and encodes:
- a CDS encoding ATP-binding protein, yielding MKRIALENLLKWKESANRKPLILNGARQVGKTWLLREFAKTAYQKEAYIVCRKNELVKQVFARDFDIKRILRDLKALSKVDITPGDTLIILDEVQDVPEAIEALKYFYEQAPEYHIAVAGSLLGISLHQGVSFPVGKVDELDIFPMNFMEFLDAIGEQNTADLIAKRDFASIAPLHEKCVDLLRQYYYVGGMPEAVKQYAETGALQSVREIQKSILRGYEQDFSKHAPKDQVAKIKLVWKSVPSQLFKENKKFIYGALRKGARATQYEEAIEWLVGSGLLYKVSRVSKPALPLSIYEELNIFKLYALDVGLLGAMANTDSSQILIKSDLIAEFNGGLAEQFILQQMKSKRIDPIYYHSTDDSRLELDFLIQSEGRLLPIEVKSGESVSSNSLSTLLQNTPGLQAIRYSMRPYREQASLTNVPLYAV